Within the Arachis duranensis cultivar V14167 chromosome 10, aradu.V14167.gnm2.J7QH, whole genome shotgun sequence genome, the region ACCGGGAAGGGAAAGTCAACTCCGGCGAACCACCAGACCGCCACGTCTGGAGTACGGTCCGATCGTCGTCGTGAAGCTGCTTGGTCTATCGCGTGTGCTCATCGGAAGTGCCTCGAAGACGCATTTGGGTGTCCGGCCTGGGACAAGACACAACTACCCAGCACGGTCTTTCCACAAGTTGCGGTTGAATTCCTAGGGCTGTGTGGGTTTGCTAGAAACCCCGTGGCTTTCTGGAATCGCTATTGCCACCAAGAACCACTCGTTCACTGGCGGACGAGCCCGAGTAGAAGCGTGGCTTCCCTTGGGCACCACGGCGACACTGTGAGGATAGTGGGTATTTGAGATTTAAGTTAGGTGCTTGTATAGGTTTCtaattttgattattatatTTTCTGAATTGAGAAGGATTAAACATGTGTCTGTCTCTGTTGGCTGTGAACGAACTTGGGTGTTGGTGTATGAACTGTTTTTTCGATGATCTTGTTCCTGTACCAAGGAGGTTGCTTATGCTGTGTTGTTTCAGTTCTTTGACAAAAATGGTGTGATTAGTTATTCAATTTCTTTGACATATTTGGCCTTTTTGAGGTGTGCATTTATATACTCAAATTGGTAATGTTATTTTACAAGTAGGCTCAATAATTGATGTACtcgttttttgtttttaatagtgaattgagatcaatattctttttattaaatGGTTTGTCGTTTCTTCATCCACCGAGCTACAGTGGTGCAAATTGGTTATATAATTGGTGTGGCCTGTTTTAACATGTAGCTTCTATGGAAGTAAAAGTTTATATTACCTTTTTGTTACCAAATTGAAGTTGTAATTTTTGGGTCTATCAATTCTCGTTTGAGAGTACAAGAAGTTAACATCAGATTTgtcttgtttatttttaataatattctatgtttttttattttaattttcttaatgtGACTTTTCACATTGACATAATGTGCCTTGTGTGAGTTTTCTTGTGACACATATCAAAAAATTCAGTTGAGAATTACTATACATTTTGAGCAATAATGCATTGAGatccatttttttattagatatttgTGGTTATAGGAATATTTACATGAGCTTTCTATTAGCAAattgaatttgtattttttggCACAACAGTTTTTATTTGGGAGTACACCAACTTATCCTCGGATGTGTCTTGTTCCTTTTAGCAACATtcactcattttttttctcagTTTAATTTGCTTAATGTGTATTGTTCATAGTAGCTTAATGTGTCTTTTGGTGAATTTTCTTGTGATTCATGGAGGCACAATTTCAGTTGAGAATGAGTGTATATTTTTAGCATACATAGTCTTCTTGTATTGTGTAGTAAATTTTTTATCCTAACTAAAATTGGGCATGTGATTATACAAATACGTTAATTAGTTgcagtaatttttttatctacaaAATCCATTGCGATCAACATGTGTTTTCGTACATATTTTGTTCACTCATGATTCACTGAGCGACAAGAGCAATGGTGCACAATGGTTTTATGACGGTTGTGGCTTCTTTTAACACTTAgctgattttttgaaatatttctaAGAGCTTTTTGTGAGCAAATTGAGATTATAATTGGTGTGTATAATAATTTGCCTTTGAGAGGGTTCGTTCTTTATCTCAGATGTGTCTTGTTCATAAGATTAGTGTACGATGGTTATAAATAGGTTAAATAAATGCTTTtctcattaaattttttttgtaattttagatTAGTTGACTTTGGATACCACAAGCGAAGTTTCTACTTGGAATCCATTTCTGCTATTTACACAGAGACCAACTTATATACATGGGAAAGCCGGTAACACCTCATCCATAATTTTGTGATCTTGTTACAGTTCATATTCAGTTGTTTGATTCTGACAGTCCCGTTGTATGTTTAACAGAAATTACTAGAGACAAGATGCTCACCATGTTACATCGCGGACTTGTTCAAAGAACTGAAAACCAACCAGGATCAAGCAAAGCTTGATGAGATAgaagaaattggttttggtttcttgaaGCTTGTTCCGAAGTGGCAAGTGAGGCAAGGCATAATGGTGATGTTGGCTAAAGCCTATGACACTGAAACAAGCACCCTCAAGATAGAAAATGGGAACATCCGCATTGTGCCGGAGATCTTCCAGGGTCTTTTTGGTATCCCTCCCAAGGGTGAGTATACCTTTACATATTACATGCCACTGAATTAGTTAGTGTTGTCTCGATCTTCATGTTCATTTCTATTATCTACGTATGACACTGTCCATCTTGCTTTATTTTATACATATCCATGTTGCAGTTGACGACTTCCCACCATTTGACAGCAGTAATGCTGCTCATGTGTCAATTAAAACAAGGTATCATCGATTGAAAACTGTGCAGCTGAGGCATTTTGTCAGGCATTGTCCAATGGATACCGAAGATGACAGGATGGAGTTCAGGAGACACTTCATCCTACTGGTGCTGAAGATATTTTTGTGCCCGACCGTGCAACATGTAATCTCCCCATGGCACATCGACACAGTCCTTGATGTATCTGATCCGGCGAGATATCATTGGccattgcatatttttaattCGCTAGAACAGGCAATTAGGAAGTACCAACATAAAAAGAACAAATCCTGTGAGGGCTGCATGCTTGGGTTGCTGGTAATGttgttaatttaaaattcaatgtAATGTGACTAAGATGGTCATCCCTGAAACTAACTTCTTCTTACAATATCTCCAGTTGTTGTACTTTCAGAAGCTAAAGCACGGTGAACTCGAGGGTTGTCAAGAACCTGAGCCATGGCTTTCTGCATGGACTGCCAAGGAACTTAGCGCTATGGCAGAAACTATTCAACCGGAGGTAATCAATTTATTGCTTATGTgttaaaatagtaaatttttaattcgAAGCTCGATTTATGATGCAATTGACTGCAAATGAATtttttgaatgcatgaatatCATGCCTTTGCACCTTATTGTTAAGCAATGGAAGATGTCGTTAATGGGTGTGTCGTTTATCATGTCCGTATTTTCGTGTTATCAAACATGATACTGCTTTAGCTGTATGTGTCTTCTTACCAGTTAATAGCCAACAACAGGATTGCAGTGAACCTGGCCGGGATGAAGATAAGGGCAAGGAGGATGCCAGTATAGAGCACAGAAGTGACCCAAGCTCCGAACGAGAAGACGTGGAGCACAGAAAAGTGAGTTAGGATTAACATTTACTAAGTTTTTCCTTTTCGTGGTTAAACGCAGATCGAGTAAATTGTTAAGCCTATGTTTTACCTTTCATTTACGTTGAGGTTGTGTTGTTGATATCATTTAAGGAATCTTCTCGCGGGCATGGGGTTAGAGAGGCTTTTAAGCACCCGGATACACATGCAGTTGCATCGGACGGTGATGACGATGACGACAAGCCAATTGCAAAGAGATTGCACCGGAGATCTGTATCAAGGATGACACCTCAATCATGTATGAGGGCTCAGGATGCACGCACGACTAATAAGACAAAGGAAAAAGAGGACCCTAAGGTGAGCAAGATGTTCTTTGTTAGTATTTGTTAGTTGCAGCTATGTAGTTTGGAACATGTGCAAGGGTTAAAGTTATGGTTAAACAGGTTACTAGTTGTGCCATTATTTAATAACCCTAGGTGACATGCTCTGTCGTTTAGCATTGGTTCTCTTTGTACTGTGAAAACACTTTGAGGAGTTTGTGAAatacttgtttgatattgtggTTTCAGGGATCCTCCATGAAGGGGGGAGTTAGCGGGGCATCATTGGGCACAACCTATCAAACAAGGACTTCAGAAGAGGAAGACGATGATGACCAGCCCATTGGCATCAGAATCTGCATCAAAACTCTTCAAAGGAAGACACCTCATCGTGGTATGGTAGAAGGGAAAATCATCACAAGCATACAGTGGGAATCAACTAATCAACCAACTGAGACAGTTGCTCCTGAAccaaaaacaccatcaacagATTTGGTTGAGTTTCCAGAGGTTGAGGAATATTCTACTAAATTTTTTGACAGGCAAGTTATTACTACAGAACATTATTTTCGGTAGTATTTACAACTTTTTTTCCTTAATAGCCTCCCAAACAATTCCTCAAGGTTGACCACCgcaattcttttttaattccaAACAGGCATCCTGCCATCTTATCTCAGCGGGATCCGGAGTGCAAAATGATATGGGCAAATATAGAAAAAGGCATTTACGCCTCGAGACCCATTAGTATGGACCCGATCTAAGCAATCATTCCTAGAGGTTCTTTCTACCGCACTCCAAGTCCACAACGCCCCTCTTTCTCTCTTGGTATGACGCAACTCTTTAAATCACCCTCAACTTCTCCACCCCGACCTATTCATCCATTACTTTGGGGTCGAAAAATCACCGAGCAGGAAGAATAAAGAATCAGAGGTTGGGCTGTAAACACTTCTCTTGATAGCCACCAAACTCTGGCATCATATGAGGGTAGACCACACCTAGTGCTGTCAAGGGAAGATGTGTGCACACTGAGACCACGTTTCATGGTTAAATAACAGTGTATGTAATGAAAAAGTATGTTTCGTCAATTTGTTTGTTGCTTACGCATTGTTGACATTGATGATTTTACAAATCGGTTATGTAGGTCGTACACTAGATGTGTTGCGCATTCAATGATTCAGGTCTCAAAAGATTCACGCGTGACTTTTATTGCGTGTGTCCGGGGATTCTGGTAAGGAAACGTCAATATTAATCATTTATTTACAGTATAGTTTATGAACTTTTGATAATTCGTACTTGTACAGGAAATGGTTCTGGTCCCAAAGAATCTGGAAAAATTTCATGATGGACCGAATCCAACGTATGTCGGATTGGGGCAAAACTTTGGTGTTGATACTATATATTTCGACAAGGAAATCGCTTCAAATAGAAATTGGGTACGTATGTTTGCAGTGCAACAACTTATTTAATCATAGCACCATCacaaaatatatttgtttttctttgtaaataCAAGTAAAATACCTAGTTACAATGGTTGGTTGTGCAGTAGTTTTTCCCTGTATGTATCACCCGTCACTGGTGGATGTATGCATTTGATGTATCCGGAAAAGGCTGTTCGTACTGGATAGCATATACAGTAAACCTGATACAACACGGAGTAGGCTCGATTCATATGCGGTACCTCAACAGCTCATCCTTATTAAGCTCTATTTAACTGTTCCTGTAATATTCCGTTTAAGTTTAGTTGTTTCTGTCTTAGGCAAGGATCATTGAAGATATTGCACAGGTGGCTATCTCTACTTATAGGCCCACACTAAAAGGGCTGCCTTGCACTTATGCCTCCGTGCCAATACAACCAAATGGGTGATTTTTTCCTCCAAGATCTCgcaatgtatttattttttagttacaaTGAGTTGTTCCACTAATaaaattgcattttttttccGTTCGCTTAGATTTGACTGTGGTGTGTATACAATAAAATACATGGAGTACTAGAAGAAAGACACAACTAAATGACTGGGATTATGTGAGCTCCATAACCTATATACCTTATtgccatattttttttaacatgtcAATGTCTGTACCGAGAAGTAGTTCTTTAACATTGTTTTTTATATGCAGGACGTCATCAAGTTATACAAGTTGGAAATAATATTAGACATCATCATCCTATGTCACAAGAATATATCCATTGGAGCTGCCTTGAATGCCCTTGACAGCAGTGCTCGACCTCCTGTGCGCCGCAACCAACCAAGAAACAAACGTATGGAGGTTAGAATTCCATTCACAGCTCCTGATACAAAGAGCATACTTCGGCGGGCTGGAGGAAAGCCGAAGAAAAAGTCCACTAGAAGGAGCTAACATATGGGAAGATGTAGGCTATATATTACGTCCTTGTTTACATGTGGAGGGAATTTCCTCACATCCTATGCTATATTTTGTTGAGACTAGACAAATTACTTTTCCTACACAATGTGACTATTTCTTTTGGATTGTTAGGTTGTTTATAAATAGTTGCACTGTAGACCTTGACAAACTTTATTGGCTATTTCAACGATAATGCATTTATTGTTTATATGAATTTTGTCTTTTGCACCCTGGTTTGGGATAATTTTGTGCACAGGCTCGATAACTAATGCATTTTTTAAGTATAATGTTGCCAATGAATACACCTCTTAAGGTTCCTACATGTATATGGATGTCTCTACTTATCTTAGTCATGCATTATTACTCATATTTTGTACGCAGGTGACTGAAAACAGAATTGTGTTCTGGTGGAAGTGTAAATTCTGCTTTATATGTCTGTTTTAGCTGTGCACCGTTAGAGGTGGCTTTCCACAGATGTGTCATTCTAGGAGAGGTGTTTACTTTCATGACTTATTGCAGGTGGCTAGATATAGATGTGTATTTTTCAAGAAGTGTATTCTAGCAGTGACTTTTTACGCAGTGTCTTCATAGGGATGTGTCTTTTTTCAGGAAGTGTCTACTAGACGTGACTTTTTAGGATATGTCTTCATAGGGATGTGTCTTTTACGAATGTGTCTTTCAATATTCTGCGAGATGTGTCTTCTGTGATTATGACTTTCTATTAGGTGTATTCATATGGATGTGTCTTCCGTGAGATGTGTCTTACGTGTTATCTGTTCCATAGGGATGTGTCTTTTTCCAGGAAGCGTCTCCTAGATGTGATTTTCTAGGGTATGTCTTCGTAGGGATATGTCTTCTACGAGATGTGTCTTTTACGAATGTGTCTTTCGTGTATTCTGTGAAATGTGTCCTCTGATATTATGAGTTTCTATTAGGTGTATTCACATGGATGTGTCTTCTGTGAGATGTGTGTTACGTGTTTGTTAATCAATATCACATAACTTTCATTGGTAAGCAAAATTCAAACTTAAGAAACTTGTCAGGAGTTGACAATATAAATCAATGGATATAAACTCATTAAATAATGAGATATCGTTGTTAacaatgtttatttatttaacaagATGAATAACTTGGCAATGATAATAGTAAAAAGGTCACAAATAATAAAGGGATATCTCCATACAAATCTATAATAAAAATTCTTCTAAGCAGGCCAAAATGAGTTTAATAACGACAAAAACCCGCCATGTTCCTGTGATTCATTCGCTCTTCTAGCAAAATCCATCactacatcttgattcaatgctTGATCAACTTCCTAAAAATAACAAACATTCATAGACAAACAGTGAATAACAGTTACAACTTTATCCATATAGTCATGTTATCAAGTGATTTGAAActaatgaaaaaggaaacacaTAACAGCGgagaattcttcttctttcttcgcaTAGATCGCTTGATTGAGGTGTCGAGTTCAGACCCAAGCCTCTTCATTCTCGGGCGACCCTTCGTTGAAACCTTTGAAGGACCTTGGATGTCAGATTCACCAAGATGCGGGTGGCACTGTGTGACCGTGCTATTTTGTGTACTTGGAACACACCTGGACACCAAGTTTGCACGATAATCAAGAAACTTTGACCTTAACTGATCAAGACCCGAATGTAACATGGCCGCTTCTTCTTCGCATGTCACAAAATCTTGGGCAACATTGTAGAAGTGTGAACACAGTCGTCTAAATAAGTTATGGCTTTCATCCGATCGCTTCTCGTCATGGCTGCTCTTGATAAAAGTGTGCTTTTGATGTACATTCTTGCTCCATCGAGGGATAACATAACAAGATGGTACTGTGTCTACTCCATAATAAAAGAACACAGCAAGACAGTGGCAACAAATAATTCATCTTGATCCAAACATATTGCATTCGCACCGAACCTTGTGTGTTTTGGGGTCAAACTCAACACTGTACTTCCAAGACCTAGGCTCCCCGTATAGTAGGTATTGCTCGTTCACGGTCACCCGAAACAAATCACCCTCTTGAGTGACCCCCTGGACTAAACAATCCCCTCTTTTACTGAATTCATGTTGGACTTCTCTAAACTTAGAGGTTGTGCTCACGCTGAAATTGTCTTTCAAGTGTAGAGCTCTATGAACATGGAATAACTCCTTTAGAGTCTGCAGCATCATCCTCCAGTTCTTTTTGCTCTTTGTTTCCAAGCACATTGTCATACTCATGCACGAACTGAACCAGTGCACTTTTGCAATGCAGGTAACTACCGTAAAAGGCGTGCATACTCTCACTTCGTTGGGTACTTTTCATACCAGCCCAAAATTCACCTTGGAAATATATTGGAACCCACATTCGACGATTGTCGTAAATGTCTACAAAACCAAAACATACATATCAAAGCAAGAATCATCATCATGAATAAATACATACATCAAAGTACACAACTAGAGACTTAGTGAACCAACTATACATCGACGTCTCAAATAAATATATTCCATAAAAGTATCCAAATAGGTTACCAATCATTCGATGACAACGGGGGGCTGAAATCGAGTAAAGTAAAACCCGAACCTGCATAACATACCTACCATCCAAAAAGAACATAAGATAATTATAAAGCACAAACCTGATAGCCATTTATTTTTCTGTAGGTTAAACTCATTAACGAATGCACACCAATCCTTCTCAAAAGACTCTTCAGAATGGTCTTTCCAAACAGTGCCATGCATTTTATCATCTATTTCTCTGTATTTAGCATATCCTCCAAGTTTATGTGGTATCTTCTTCATTATGTGCCATATACACCATCAGTGTCTATTATTTGGGAAGACATTTTTAATAGCACCAAACATGGATTTGCACTTGTCCGTGATGATGGCATGTGAGGGATTTTTCATGCAATTCAACCAGTTTTTAAAGACCCACTCAAAGCTAGAAATTTTCTCATTACCTATCAAAGCACATCTGAGTAAAGTGGACTTGCCGTGATGGTTGGCACCAACAAAAGATGCAAACGGAAGTCCATGCCTGCAATAAAGACAGTCAAAAATTACTAAATCACAATATTGTTGGAAAAAATGTAAACACTTATAATCGAGAAAGATACACAAACATATTTGGTTTTTTTGTACGTTGTATCAAACGATACCACATCTCCAAAATATTCATACGATGCCCTGCATCTTGCATCTACCCATAGCGCACTCTTAAACTTGTTAGTTTCGTCCACATCAACTGCATAGAAGAAATTCGGGTTTATATCTCTCATTCGCATGAAATATCTAATCATTTTCTTGACATCTTCGTTCATGTCAGCACATCGCAAATTCCTCGTTATGTAGTTTCTAACATCCTTTTCTGAGTAACCCAACTTTGATGACCAACTAACCTCGTTCGCCAGTGCGAGATAAGTCTTGTTAGGTCGTATGCCAGCCTCATTGTTGTTCTGAATTACACACTTGGCATGCAAGGTCAGTTCTCTGTACTCACTGTAATGCACAACTTGCTCCGCAGAACAAGTGTGGGTGTGCTTCAATTCTAATTTGGTCACCAGCCAATTATCATTCTGCCTATCAAGTATCACGTACATCCTTGCTTTGCACTCGGCTGTTGTTATTCTCTTTACCCGCATTGCTGCCTTCACTCGAGACTCCCGATAACCTTCACGACTGCAGTGTATAGATTGGTTAATAGGTACCTTTAATTTCTTCCTGGTCTTGTCAAAGTTTGTATTCCTAATCCTAGTCACAAACCCAACTTTTTTTGCATAATTGGAATAGAACTCTTATGCCCACTGTAACGAATCAAATTTCAATCCTACGTATGGGATTTCCTCCATTGGAATTCCAGTATGATCCGGGAGCTGCAAATCCATTCAGAAAAGGTATCATTCAACCCAAACCATATCAATCTAAACAATTTCCAATATGTCACTAATTTTGTGAGAAGAATAAAATATGTTTCACACCTCATTATTGCTTACCGTAACATCATCCTTTTTCTGAATAGCGTCTTTAGATTCTTTCCCCTAAAATCGATAGACGAGGACATATCATCAAACAAGATacacatcaaccattcaacactAATAAAGAATCTGCCAACAAACATGTAACTTTTGATAATACCTACTAATGGATAACCCAAACTAAActgttataaaaaaaactacttTCGACTATCATaaccattaaaaaaattaaaagaaaattactaaAAGCTGGAAACATCATCTCCACAtggtaaagtaaaaaaataataaaacacaatTCATGCAACAAAGTGAATCCCTGTTAACCTTTGATAATACCTACTAATGGACAACCCAAactaaaatagtataaaaaattactatcGACTATcataaccataaaaaaattaaaagaaaattactctGGTAGCATCATCTCCACATggtaaactaaaaactaattaaacacAATTCATGAAACAAAGAGTATCCCTGTTAATAACTCTAgatttaaaacattaaaaaaaagttgcTGGAAGGCCTAAGCAAAGACGCTGCTAAAAGAAGAATTACCTGTTCCACAAGTGGCATGTCCTCTTCACTCAAACACAGAACATTAACGTTGGTGGAATTAGAATGCTCCCTCACGTCATATGTAATGTCGTAGGATGCTTCTTCAAAAATTGGTGTCTCGATGGACATATTGTGATACACTCGCCTTCAATGCAGCACATACACCGGAAATCGGTGCTCGAGGAGGGGTCTGAGTCACAAATCGAAAGGCTATTGCAGATTCTTATTGTTGTTAATAAAATCATGACGGAGTTACCTGGTATGGTTCATGACACAACGGTCTCGCGACACCGCCATACACGCACGTTGCATCTATCTTCCACGAGACTGTTGGTGCATCCAATTGGAATCGGGACGAAGAGACGGTCACTGGCAGACTGGGCACGGCAGCGTCTCGGTGACTGGAAATTTTGGCCAATTGTATGTGAGACGTTCGGCAATGGTTTATTAGAAAGGAAGTTGCGTGAAAGGGTTGAGGTATTGGGTTGGTCTATCAAGTTTCAGGTTAACCTGATGCACGGTTACCATTTTCttactttttcaaattatttttcatggAGCCCACATTAACCCTAATTAAGccatataaatttattttaattttttttatcttgagTTGGTAATAGTTGGCAGACTCTATCTTGGTaacctatacttttcttttttaaaatttttaaattagcaTTTTACATAGAAAATTCTTTTAGCCGCTAAAGGAATTACCTGACCTATAAAGGAATTTgtttaatgaaataaaaactTAAACTTTTTATAAAAGCCTAAAATATCTTAATTACTAAAACGTTTTTGGAATCGAATATGACTTATTACTCCATAGTTTGGTTTATGGTGCCCTTTGTCTTTATCTTTCTTTCCACCACTAATCATGAACTTTTATTATTCACGAAACACACAAACATAGCCTCAAaatgtataattatttatgccctacaaatattttattatttttatggtcGGGTGTCTAAaccattcataaaaaaattaatcaattgaAAGAATTTGTTGTTGCACCATCCCACACTTACTACATGACCCTTTTTTATGAATGAATTGAAAGCACCGAGTGCATGCATAACCTAGCTTgagaattttgtttcttttatttcttttgtttttgatgagCATGGAATAATAATTTATGTACATTCGAGCACATAACTAATAAATAGGATTACTCAAATGGAGTTTCTTGATTTCTTCATGGTGGCAACAAGTACCATAGGCTTCATCTTAGTATGCAAAAATGTCTTGTATTTTGTGAAGTGGGTATGGGGAATGTTCTTAAGGGCTCCAAAGAATCTAAGAGACTATGGTTCATGGGCCATGATCACTGGATCCACCGATGGAATTGGCAAAGCCATGGCACATGAATTGGCATCTAAGGGTCTCAACCTTCTCTTGGTTAGtagaaaccctaaaaagctTGAGGCCACATCTAatgaaataagagacaaaaataGTGGCAATGTTGAAATAAAATGTTTGGTAATTGATtttgcaaaagaaaatggagagGAAATTATGAAAAGGGTTGAGGAAGCAATTGAGGGTTTGGATGTGGGTATTCTTGTAAATTGTGCTGGGTGGACACATGCTTATGCTAGGTACTTTCATGAGGTTGATTATGAGATGATAGATGGTACCATAAAAGTTAATGTGGAAGGAACAATTTGGGTCACAAAGGCAGTGATTCCTAGTatgatcaagaagaagaaaggagcaATCATAAACCTTGGATCTGGTTCTACTTTTGTTCTTCCATCATATCCCTTGTTTACCGTCTATGCTGCTACTAAACGGTAATTTTCTAGATTTGATTTATGCTTTTTATTTGCTTGGAATTCAATCTTTGACTTTATTAATTACTTAGTATTTTCAGTGCGGAAAGTTTATGTTGTGGAATACTATGTGAACCTTATCACTGTGTTTGCTTTGACAGAAAATGagtggaaaaaaaaatgaatgaaaaataaatggataaaaaataatttttttttttgtttggttatgaaagaaaataagaaggaagaaaaattttgtgtggatttcactaaaaaaaatttcttttcatcacaaaagataaataatttaaattaaatatataaaattataataatattttataatttttataaaatataataaaatatgaataaataaaaatatttatattttattttataataaggatattaatgtaattttataccattatgattttctttcttcttattttttttccatctaaataaaaaaaaaatttctctatttttctttcatctattttctattcatccAAATAACACACCAATAactcaactttttttttattttctttctttttatttttttttattttcttttcaacatCTAAACAAATCCTATATGTCTAAGT harbors:
- the LOC107468982 gene encoding very-long-chain 3-oxoacyl-CoA reductase 1-like, giving the protein MEFLDFFMVATSTIGFILVCKNVLYFVKWVWGMFLRAPKNLRDYGSWAMITGSTDGIGKAMAHELASKGLNLLLVSRNPKKLEATSNEIRDKNSGNVEIKCLVIDFAKENGEEIMKRVEEAIEGLDVGILVNCAGWTHAYARYFHEVDYEMIDGTIKVNVEGTIWVTKAVIPSMIKKKKGAIINLGSGSTFVLPSYPLFTVYAATKRSVEMFSRCINLEYKHKGIDIQCQVPLYVSTKLTKLETSVFVPTPEKYIKSCTRWIGYETVVVPYLLHSLQAFTVRAIPETFVDSYMLRYFLYGRKKGLFKDAKIKALEASKS